A genomic stretch from Mycobacterium sp. 050128 includes:
- a CDS encoding class II aldolase/adducin family protein, giving the protein MTARASTFDPQRNLITLACRVLAARGLADGILGHISLRVDARRLLIRCRGPQERGLAYTSAEDIRLVDLDGIEGSPGELDGGYAPPQELPLHTEVLRSRSDINAVVHAHPPATVAADLAGLTVRPIIGAFDIPGMRLAAAGVPVYPRGVLIRNQQLAQEMVAAMTDRPVVILRGHGLTSAAKTVEQAVLQAISVDTISRLSLQITAAGGTLVDLSDKDLAELPDLGQTFNVGTAWRHELARIAGFAA; this is encoded by the coding sequence ATGACCGCCCGTGCTTCGACCTTCGATCCCCAACGTAATCTGATCACCTTGGCTTGCCGTGTACTGGCTGCGCGGGGCCTTGCGGATGGCATTCTGGGTCATATCAGCCTGCGGGTGGACGCACGCAGATTGCTTATCCGGTGCCGAGGTCCACAGGAGCGGGGCCTTGCCTACACATCGGCCGAAGATATTCGCCTCGTCGACCTCGATGGTATCGAGGGATCGCCCGGAGAACTCGACGGCGGCTACGCCCCGCCGCAAGAGCTTCCTTTACATACCGAGGTCCTGCGATCGCGTTCCGATATCAATGCCGTCGTTCATGCGCATCCGCCTGCGACAGTGGCGGCTGACCTTGCGGGTCTGACGGTCCGGCCCATTATCGGGGCGTTCGACATCCCTGGTATGAGGCTCGCGGCGGCCGGCGTGCCGGTATATCCGCGCGGTGTGTTGATCCGGAATCAGCAACTCGCGCAAGAGATGGTGGCCGCCATGACAGACCGACCCGTCGTGATCCTTCGAGGTCACGGTCTGACGAGTGCTGCAAAGACGGTCGAGCAAGCGGTTCTCCAGGCGATCAGTGTAGACACCATTTCCCGTTTGTCGCTGCAGATTACGGCAGCAGGCGGCACGTTGGTCGACCTAAGCGACAAAGATCTGGCGGAATTACCCGATCTTGGTCAGACATTCAACGTTGGCACGGCATGGCGCCACGAGTTAGCGCGGATAGCTGGTTTTGCTGCGTAA
- a CDS encoding MarR family winged helix-turn-helix transcriptional regulator: protein MAEQVAAKTRDAGPDYDAASLALPLALYRAVTALNRVAVEELAPVDLSISQFNVLTVLRRAEKPMTMGALADSISVRQASLTSVVDSLTKLGFVKRKVNSRDRRSVVVAITKKGDQFLSDFLPGHYAFLQELFADIKPQNRHQLLARLNELIDCVEAYPSSPHNSVRSRA, encoded by the coding sequence ATGGCGGAACAAGTCGCAGCCAAGACGCGCGACGCGGGGCCGGATTACGATGCCGCGTCGTTGGCTCTTCCGCTTGCGCTCTACCGTGCTGTCACGGCTCTCAATCGTGTCGCCGTCGAGGAATTGGCACCAGTCGACCTTTCGATCAGTCAGTTCAACGTCCTCACCGTCCTGCGCCGTGCCGAAAAACCCATGACGATGGGCGCACTGGCGGACTCCATTTCCGTACGCCAAGCTAGCCTGACAAGCGTGGTTGACAGCCTGACCAAGTTGGGCTTCGTCAAGCGCAAGGTGAATTCCCGGGATCGGCGTTCGGTGGTTGTCGCTATAACCAAGAAGGGTGATCAGTTCTTGAGCGACTTTCTACCCGGTCATTACGCCTTCTTGCAGGAGCTCTTCGCCGATATCAAGCCACAAAACCGGCACCAACTGCTTGCCAGGCTGAACGAACTCATTGACTGCGTGGAGGCATATCCGAGCAGCCCTCACAATTCTGTTCGTAGCCGCGCTTAG